The Planctomycetota bacterium genome contains the following window.
TCCTGGAACTGCCGGACGAGGTGCAGGCGCTGGTCCGGGGTGGGATGGTGGCGATGGGCCATGCACGGGCACTGCTGGCCATCGAGGACCGCAAGCGGCAAGTGGTGGTGGCGGAGAGGGTCGTGCGGGAAGGCCTATCGGTTCGCCAGGTCGAGCGGCTGGTCAGTGCCGTGGTGACGTCTCATCGGGGGAAGAAGAGGACAGAGAAATCGGCTGGCGTCCGTGACGTAGAGGCGAGGCTCCGGGAAGCCCTTGGAACCAAAGTGAGCGTCGAAGAGGGGCCCAAGCCAGGTTCAGGCCGAATTGTCATCGAGTTCTACAATCACGCCGACCTTGACCGCATCCTCGGCATCCTCGAATAAGAAGGACCGCGGTGTTCCACGTGGAACGTCTGGCGTAAGCGATGAACGGGGGGGGTATCCGCCGCGGCAGAGAAATTCTCCTTGAGTACGGCTACCAATTCAAAGCCTGCTACGGTCCAAGCGGGTTCTGGGACACCGCCAGCAGGCGACAATGGCCAGAGACGACAACGGCAAGGAACGGGAACCGCAATGGAAGGGAGAGGCTTTCAACTGCTGGGCTCGCCGCAGTCGACGCTCCTGCGATGTGTTCGTGGTTGGTCCTTGTTCTTGTTTATGATAGAGGGGCGAACACCTGGCAGAAAGACCAGAGTCAAAGATGATCGGAGCAGCAAATTCAATTCTGGCCTCTCTTGGAGACGCCGGAACGGAACACTCGCCAAGTAGAACCGCAGAAAAAGTCATGCAGTTTTTTTCTGAACGTCGTCAGGATCGAACATAAACCCCATCCTGTTGCGGTGGCAGTTGACGCAAGCAACGCCGCAGCGGAACGCCTGCACCAAGTCGTTGAGGGTTGCGAACAGGATGTTGGCCAGGACAGTCCGTCTCAGATGGCTCCACAGGCGCTCGATCCCGGCGCGCCGGGACTCGGACAGTATGGCGGCAGCCAGTAGATCGTCAGTTGGCCCGCGTGGGCTTCCAGCCATTGCCGTACAGCATGCGTGTGGTGGAAGCGGCCTTTGTCGCAGACCAGTCGGACCTTTCCCCCGGCGTAGGCCTTGACC
Protein-coding sequences here:
- a CDS encoding transposase is translated as MKPDLGETIADTKSGWHFLVFLMVLVKAYAGGKVRLVCDKGRFHHTHAVRQWLEAHAGQLTIYWLPPYCPSPGAPGSSACGAI